In the Afipia sp. GAS231 genome, CCCGGATTCCAATATCGAGAAGGCAATCGATCTCGGCTTCGTCGGCGACCCTGACAAGGTCGACCTGACGCTGCTCAACCAGTTGATCGGCTATGAGCTGATTCCGGTGCTGGCGCCGCTGGCGACCTCGCATGACGGCCAGACACTGAACGTCAACGCCGACACCTTTGCCGGTGCCGTCGCCGGCGCGCTCAAGGCCAAGCGGCTGTTGCTGCTGACCGACGTGCCCGGCGTGCTCGACAAGTCGAAGAAGCTGATTCCGGAACTGTCGATCAAGGACGCGCGCAAGCTGATCGCCGATGGTACCATTTCCGGCGGCATGATCCCGAAGGTCGAGACCTGCATCTACGCGCTGGAGCAGGGCGTGCAGGGCGTCGTCATCATCGACGGCAAGATGCAGCACGCGGTGCTGCTCGAATTGTTCACCAACCAAGGCACCGGCACGCTGATCCACAAGTGACCCCCGCGATAGCA is a window encoding:
- the argB gene encoding acetylglutamate kinase, with the protein product MTDSPNISPLDQARILSEALPHMQEYDEETIVIKYGGHAMGAEETAKAFARDIVLLEQTAINPVVVHGGGPQIATMLKRLGITSEFAAGLRITDAATIEIVEMVLAGSVNKQLVGYINEAGGKAVGLSGKDGNMVKASKTTRTMVDPDSNIEKAIDLGFVGDPDKVDLTLLNQLIGYELIPVLAPLATSHDGQTLNVNADTFAGAVAGALKAKRLLLLTDVPGVLDKSKKLIPELSIKDARKLIADGTISGGMIPKVETCIYALEQGVQGVVIIDGKMQHAVLLELFTNQGTGTLIHK